AGTATCGACGTATCGAACAGGAAGCCGCTCACAGGTCAATCTCACGGCTTGGAGACGGATTCCGTTCGAACTCAATTCCGCCCCCGGGAAAGGATAACAGGAATTCCCCGAATGACGGACGGTCGACAGGATAGATGCGCGCAGCGTCGGCGATCGGAACGATGATCGCGGCTGGCCGACCATGTTTCGTGATCGTCGTCGGCAAACCATGTTCAGCCGCGTCGATGATCGCGCTGAACCCTGCCTTAGCTTCTTTGAGATTGATAGATTTCATCCGTCCTTGGTCCACAATTTGAGGTGGTTACTGGTGACCACTTTAGGAACATTTTGTTGGCA
This window of the Phyllobacterium zundukense genome carries:
- a CDS encoding type II toxin-antitoxin system Phd/YefM family antitoxin, giving the protein MKSINLKEAKAGFSAIIDAAEHGLPTTITKHGRPAAIIVPIADAARIYPVDRPSFGEFLLSFPGGGIEFERNPSPSREIDL